One region of Anthonomus grandis grandis chromosome 22, icAntGran1.3, whole genome shotgun sequence genomic DNA includes:
- the LOC126748259 gene encoding uncharacterized protein LOC126748259 — MFKVMDFLAEVSRSCLLSRYLISLLLVSLVAVLILPTGEGKLIGDHVCQTELIVPKEEQIWELKNRTIRTYKWCLNVPPRCAEYSTRLVNESKIVVVNVTKPSEICCNGFKEYKNYCVSECADCENGVCIKGFCVCQAGWTGPECNSRITTTDSTTSISSTTFRPLLDVATVTSKQEELFTSVRPPVILTTRRIENSSLRPILSTTTQYTAKVFNTSPDIVLKVDSIFPLSTTKPYTTVSHIQSFSKIQKNQATSVPTKITIPMVESTTTQKSIKMDELEGSGSKVTQNWPKLVAESTMMFDATDQESGSKSSEPLINQSNQFDQEEYDDNNYEEFGSSFESIESDDKLVQTDVDLFKEGLIDAGTSTTPKPTTPLIKPSLNKNLADNENSILKEHLLKDLDDFISERHEEHSSLEEMRKNTKYSIENAAGKNLIYSICAAALTTFLILVAAVTMYSMKNSRKKLEKEKSRTKRNGAGVAVYTTSIFHSPLPDPPTPTCENPIYPLVVSNESLKRKSISQRETMEIQEFNVVFHKPIKNPKLDTKLYLYDHPPSTGSYRASSEVDTLSQYNFSQRSQPEIITEPVYDEIPSKDPFGVTYVNTQRDGEAVYANSSKTKRESADASCLYMNTCRTKF, encoded by the exons ATTTCATTGTTGCTGGTGTCTTTGGTAGCAGTTTTAATACTTCCAACTGGAGAAGGAAAGTTAATTGGAGACCACGTGTGTCAGACTGAATTAAT agtGCCAAAAGAGGAACAAATATGGGAACTAAAGAACAGAACCATAAGAACTTACAAATGGTGCTTGAATGTGCCACCGCGTTGCGCAGAATACTCGACCAGATTAGTAAATGAGTCTAAAATAGTG gtagTAAACGTAACAAAACCATCTGAAATTTGTTGCAACGGTTTTAAGGAGTATAAGAACTACTGCGTAAGTGAATGCGCTGACTGCGAAAATGGGGTTTGCATTAAGGGATTTTGCGTATGTCAAGCTGGATGGACTGGACCTGAATGCAATTCTC GTATAACTACTACAGACAGTACCACGTCCATCTCGTCAACGACCTTTAGGCCGCTACTAGATGTGGCAACTGTCACTAGCAAACAAGAAGAATTATTTACATCAGTGAGACCACCAGTCATTCTTACAACCAGGAGAATAGAAAACTCGTCTCTTAGACCTATTCTATCCACAACTACTCAATATACTGCAAAAGTCTTTAACACTAGCCCAGATATCGTGTTAAAAGTTGACTCAATATTTCCTTTATCTACCACTAAACCCTATACGACTGTATCACATATTCAAAGCTTCTCAAAGATTCAGAAAAACCAAGCCACATCAGTTCCAACCAAAATTACAATACCAATGGTTGAGTCTACCACAActcaaaaatcaattaaaatggATGAATTGGAGGGTTCGGGCTCAAAAGTTACTCAAAATTGGCCCAAACTAGTTGCAGAATCAACTATGATGTTTGATGCAACTGACCAAGAAAGTGGAAGTAAAAGTTCTGAGCCTTTAATAAATCAAAGTAATCAATTTGATCAAGAGGAATACGATGATAATAACTATGAAGAATTTGGTTCTAGTTTTGAAAGCATTGAGAGTGACGATAAACTGGTGCAAACTGATGTAGATTTGTTTAAAGAGGGATTAATTGATGCGG GTACATCAACCACTCCAAAGCCGACAACACCTTTGATAAAACCAAGTTTAAATAAGAACTTAGCGGATAATGAAAATTCTATATTAAAGGAGCATTTGTTGAAAGATCTTGATGACTTTATAAGTGAGAGGCACGAAGAACATTCATCATTAGAAGAAATGAGGAAAAATACGAAATATTCAATCG aaaatgcagCAGGAAAGAATTTAATCTACAGCATTTGTGCCGCTGCACTGACGACATTTCTAATATTGGTCGCTGCTGTCACGATGTATTCGATGAAAAATTCAAGAAAGAAACTGGAAAAGGAAAAAAGTAGAACTAAAAGAAATGGGGCAGGCGTGGCCGTTTATACAACAAGTATATTCCACTCTCCGTTGCCAG ATCCGCCTACACCAACATGCGAAAATCCAATATATCCATTAGTGGTTTCAAATGAATCCCTGAAAAGGAAATCAATCAGTCAGAGAGAGACAATGGAGATTCAGGAATTCAATGTTGTGTTCCATAAGCCAATCAAAAATCCGAAATTGG ATACGAAACTGTACCTCTATGACCACCCACCATCTACTGGGAGCTACCGAGCATCTTCAGAAGTAGATACGTTATCGCAGTATAATTTTAGTCAACGATCTCAACCTGAAATCATCACGGAACCGGTTTATGATGAAATTCCCTCGAAAGATCCTTTTGGAGTTACATACGTCAATACCCAGAGGGATGGAGAAGCCGTATATGCCAACTCATCGAAAACAAAACGAGAAAGTGCTGACGCTAGTTGTTTATATATGAACACATGTCGtacaaagttttaa
- the LOC126748273 gene encoding putative glutathione-specific gamma-glutamylcyclotransferase 2, producing the protein MWVFGYGSLMWKVDFPFSEKIVGYIKGYERKFYQYSTDHRGTPENPGRVVTLIPANKESRVYGIAYRIPDDEVDKVIEHLDFREKGGYERCPVMFYPKDQQAHQPFEMIIYLASHENPNYAGHADLDDIARTVVDSIGPSGPNIDYVCNLAKVMREVLPEAKDDHLFELEEKVLALLKEKGIRAGNQRAEA; encoded by the exons atgtgGGTGTTTGGCTATGGATCTTTAATGTGGAAAGTGGACTTTCCTTTTAGTGAGAAAATTGTGGGATATATTAAAGG ttatgaAAGAAAATTCTATCAATACAGTACTGACCATCGAGGTACTCCTGAAAATCCCGGTAGAGTTGTCACACTTATTCCGGCCAATAAAGAGAGCAGAGTTTATGGTATTGCTTACAGAATACCAGATGATGAAGTAGATAAAGTAATTGAGCATTTGGACTTTCGAGAAAAAGGCG GGTATGAAAGATGCCCAGTGATGTTCTACCCAAAAGATCAACAGGCTCATCAACCATTTGAAATGATAATATACCTGGCTTCCCATGAAAACCCCAACTATGCTGGACATGCTGATCTAGATGATATTGCACGTACCGTGGTTGATTCTATAGGACCCAGTGGACCAAACATAGATTATGTATGTAATTTAGCCAAAGTTATGAGGGAAGTATTGCCTGAGGCTAAAGACGATCATCTCTTTGAGCTAGAGGAAAAAGTGTTGGCTCTACTAAAGGAAAAAGGGATTCGCGCTGGAAATCAACGGGCAGAAGCTTGA